From one Desulfobaculum xiamenense genomic stretch:
- the sfsA gene encoding DNA/RNA nuclease SfsA, whose protein sequence is MNNVTNMLLPFPSGCVEGRFLRRVKRFSVEVAMDGGTVWAHTNNSGSMLGLTRPGAPVLLSPAANPARKLPYTLETIDFHGVRVGVNTLTPNRMLKAAFHAGRIPGMAGYSTFRAEAVIGDSRLDARLDGPQGTLYIEAKNVTLVEDDIAVFPDAVTERGQKHLRELMSLAAQGVRVASFYLIQRCDASCFGPADFIDPEFARLLWQAAECGVEIWPYMADVTAHGIDLGPALPLVRRG, encoded by the coding sequence ATGAACAACGTAACGAACATGCTCCTGCCCTTTCCCTCCGGTTGCGTCGAGGGGCGGTTTCTGCGCAGGGTCAAGCGCTTCAGCGTCGAGGTCGCAATGGACGGCGGCACCGTCTGGGCGCACACAAACAATTCCGGCAGCATGCTTGGCCTCACCCGGCCCGGCGCGCCGGTGCTCCTGTCCCCGGCGGCCAACCCCGCCAGAAAGCTTCCCTACACCCTCGAAACCATAGATTTTCACGGCGTGCGCGTGGGCGTGAACACCCTCACCCCGAATCGCATGCTCAAGGCCGCGTTCCACGCCGGGCGCATCCCCGGCATGGCGGGCTATTCCACTTTTCGCGCCGAGGCCGTCATCGGCGACTCGCGGCTCGACGCACGCCTCGACGGGCCGCAGGGAACCCTCTACATCGAGGCCAAGAATGTCACCCTCGTCGAGGACGACATCGCCGTCTTCCCCGATGCTGTCACCGAACGCGGGCAGAAGCACCTGCGCGAGCTCATGAGCCTCGCGGCACAGGGTGTGCGCGTGGCCTCCTTCTACCTCATCCAGCGTTGCGACGCCTCCTGCTTCGGCCCCGCCGACTTCATCGACCCGGAATTCGCACGCCTGCTCTGGCAGGCCGCCGAGTGCGGCGTCGAAATCTGGCCGTATATGGCCGACGTCACCGCCCACGGCATCGACCTCGGCCCGGCCCTGCCGCTGGTGCGCAGAGGGTAG
- a CDS encoding ATP-binding protein, producing MTALRTSMPEGAPFKLAKFMSWGSLALILASGLFLSVVMANYARQTLLTKQQEFAMLLAENINHQVFQRFTVPTLLRFRHIELQNPEQFQQLERVIKETIHGQHVFEFRIYDNEEVVSFSLNKDVVGRRDLAGTAVRQAVAELRHSFEVISRVPAWRAMFDFDMQPKSVVLRTVYPLRTERSLFPGGPTGQIMGILEFTQDITDDYKTVISFQWLIIFTAFTSSLILFLVLMAMIHKADEVNTQRVAERERLERELHQAEKLASMGRVVAGIAHEIRNPLGIIQSSAEFLLKKARDEGSSSRIRMLEVMNDEIRRLGQTVNDFLDYARPKKPGVDSVDVGRILDQAVAFLEHECRGRSVAIVKDYPAGLTVRGDKDLLYRAMYNIIANAMQAVPDGGRITISARPGEKCVRVSFTDNGPGFTPETLSKATDPFFTTKHNGTGLGLAIVANIIASHNARMELANAEQGGAQINIVFPTN from the coding sequence TTGACCGCTCTGCGAACCTCCATGCCTGAAGGCGCACCCTTCAAGCTGGCGAAATTCATGTCCTGGGGGTCACTGGCGCTCATTCTGGCGTCTGGTCTCTTCCTGTCCGTGGTCATGGCCAACTACGCGCGGCAGACCCTGCTCACCAAGCAGCAGGAGTTTGCCATGCTTCTGGCCGAAAACATCAACCATCAGGTCTTCCAGCGCTTCACCGTGCCCACCCTGCTCCGCTTCCGCCACATCGAGTTGCAGAATCCGGAGCAGTTCCAGCAGTTGGAGCGCGTGATCAAGGAGACCATCCACGGCCAGCACGTCTTCGAATTCCGCATCTACGACAACGAGGAGGTCGTATCCTTCTCGCTGAACAAGGATGTGGTGGGACGGCGAGACCTTGCGGGGACGGCCGTACGGCAGGCCGTGGCGGAGCTGCGCCACAGCTTCGAGGTCATAAGCCGCGTGCCCGCGTGGCGGGCCATGTTCGACTTCGACATGCAGCCCAAGAGCGTGGTCCTGCGCACGGTGTACCCGCTGCGCACGGAGCGCAGCCTGTTCCCCGGCGGCCCCACCGGCCAAATCATGGGCATCCTCGAATTCACGCAGGACATCACCGACGACTACAAGACCGTCATCAGCTTCCAGTGGCTCATCATCTTCACGGCCTTCACCTCGTCGCTGATCCTGTTCCTCGTGCTCATGGCTATGATCCACAAGGCCGACGAGGTGAACACCCAGCGCGTGGCCGAGCGCGAACGCCTCGAACGCGAGCTGCATCAGGCAGAAAAACTCGCCAGCATGGGCCGTGTGGTGGCGGGCATCGCCCACGAGATCAGAAACCCTCTCGGCATCATCCAGTCCAGCGCGGAGTTCCTACTCAAGAAGGCCCGCGACGAGGGCAGTTCCTCGCGCATCCGCATGCTTGAGGTCATGAACGACGAGATCAGGCGTCTGGGCCAGACGGTCAACGACTTCCTCGACTACGCCCGGCCCAAAAAGCCCGGCGTGGACAGCGTGGACGTGGGCCGCATACTCGATCAGGCCGTGGCCTTCCTCGAACACGAGTGCCGGGGCCGCAGCGTGGCCATCGTCAAGGACTATCCCGCAGGCCTCACCGTGCGCGGCGACAAGGACCTGCTCTACCGCGCCATGTACAACATCATCGCCAACGCCATGCAGGCCGTGCCCGACGGCGGACGCATCACCATCTCCGCACGTCCCGGCGAGAAATGCGTGCGGGTGAGCTTCACGGACAACGGCCCCGGCTTCACCCCGGAGACGCTTTCCAAGGCCACGGACCCGTTCTTCACGACCAAGCACAACGGTACAGGACTCGGGCTGGCCATCGTTGCCAACATCATCGCGAGCCACAACGCCCGGATGGAACTGGCCAACGCCGAGCAGGGCGGCGCACAGATCAACATCGTCTTCCCGACGAATTAG
- a CDS encoding ribonuclease catalytic domain-containing protein, giving the protein MSSPIVRYPAPGCIVEFMQANRPLLAWVLEEQSGRYRLLTINSRETKLPAARLLPWSGPAYDAAQTREAIMDKLRQHHERRDALMTEVDPAAIWDFAQGELDHASTEWFAGLVWDTPDIDQIAAMGRMLLDHKSHFKFSPPDFEIYPEETVQKRLAEEAARKERELVVAEGQSFFHALWDARTKGTKAPKQPDADMAARLRDVLFAAMADTSGSSELTIWNAVRKGLPEDPFLPLFLAQTWGIVPEHFNQLLLQEGYDWGDGWSAAYDAEIDALGEALAAQAREPEDVPFVSIDSATTRDIDDAFHVRRLADGTLRLQIALACPSLTWEFDSPLDRAVRDRASSLYLPEGTSHMLPERYGLGMYSLAAGEPRPALVVDCLLSPEGRLVRATPRHAWVRLAENTTYETVETALEAGTADENITLAAELGERLRDLRIADGAVIVDRPDPDIALEGEGAATKVTISQRPETPRAQLLVSEFMILANSALGNWAREKGIPLLYRTQDITLPGDAAGVWSTPEDSYRVVRLMAPTYLELVPKRHATLAVTAYSPITSPLRRYPDLLNMAQVLSYLLDGEPCLDADRITRMMPLINARNEAAARIQRYRPRYWKLVYFSQHKHDYFSAVAVDDGPLVSVALPEQQLYLRAPQKMFGEKIYPGQRFAVRLNKINPLLNEIRIVEALEE; this is encoded by the coding sequence ATGAGTTCACCCATCGTTCGATACCCCGCTCCCGGCTGCATCGTGGAATTCATGCAGGCCAACCGCCCGCTTCTCGCCTGGGTGCTCGAAGAGCAGTCCGGGCGCTATCGGCTTCTGACCATCAACAGCCGCGAGACCAAACTTCCGGCCGCGCGCCTTCTGCCGTGGTCCGGTCCGGCGTACGACGCCGCCCAGACCCGCGAGGCCATCATGGACAAGCTGCGCCAGCACCACGAGCGACGCGACGCCCTCATGACCGAGGTCGACCCCGCCGCCATCTGGGACTTCGCGCAGGGCGAGCTGGATCACGCCTCCACCGAATGGTTCGCCGGTCTCGTCTGGGACACCCCGGACATCGACCAGATCGCCGCCATGGGCCGCATGCTCCTCGACCACAAAAGCCATTTCAAATTTTCGCCTCCGGATTTCGAGATATACCCCGAGGAGACCGTGCAGAAGCGCCTCGCCGAGGAAGCCGCCCGCAAGGAGCGCGAGCTCGTCGTGGCCGAGGGCCAGTCCTTCTTCCACGCCCTCTGGGACGCCCGCACCAAGGGCACGAAGGCCCCGAAGCAGCCGGACGCCGACATGGCCGCCCGCCTGCGCGATGTGCTCTTCGCCGCCATGGCCGACACCTCCGGCTCCTCGGAACTGACCATCTGGAACGCCGTGCGCAAGGGCCTGCCGGAAGATCCCTTCCTGCCGCTCTTCCTGGCGCAGACCTGGGGCATCGTGCCCGAGCACTTCAACCAGTTGCTCCTGCAGGAAGGCTACGACTGGGGTGACGGCTGGTCCGCCGCGTACGACGCGGAAATCGACGCGCTGGGCGAGGCGCTCGCCGCGCAGGCCCGCGAACCCGAGGACGTGCCCTTCGTCAGCATCGACTCCGCCACCACCCGCGACATCGACGACGCATTCCACGTCCGCCGCCTCGCCGACGGCACCCTGCGCCTGCAAATCGCGCTGGCCTGCCCGTCCCTGACGTGGGAGTTCGACTCCCCCCTCGACCGCGCCGTGCGCGACCGCGCCTCCAGCCTCTACCTGCCCGAGGGCACCAGCCACATGCTGCCCGAGCGCTACGGTCTGGGCATGTACAGCCTCGCCGCCGGAGAGCCGCGCCCCGCCCTTGTGGTGGACTGCCTCCTCTCCCCCGAGGGACGCCTCGTGCGCGCCACCCCGCGTCACGCGTGGGTGCGCCTTGCCGAAAACACCACCTACGAAACCGTCGAGACCGCCCTCGAAGCCGGAACCGCCGACGAAAACATCACCCTCGCCGCAGAACTCGGCGAGCGCCTGCGCGACCTGCGCATCGCCGACGGCGCGGTCATCGTGGATCGCCCGGACCCGGACATCGCGCTCGAAGGCGAAGGCGCGGCCACCAAGGTCACCATCAGCCAGCGCCCCGAAACGCCCCGCGCACAGCTCCTCGTCAGCGAATTCATGATCCTCGCCAACTCGGCGCTGGGCAACTGGGCACGCGAAAAGGGCATTCCCCTGCTCTATCGCACGCAGGACATCACCCTCCCCGGCGACGCCGCGGGCGTGTGGTCCACGCCGGAAGACTCCTACCGCGTGGTGCGCCTCATGGCCCCCACCTATCTCGAACTGGTCCCCAAGCGCCACGCGACCCTCGCGGTGACGGCCTACAGCCCCATCACCTCGCCGCTTCGGCGCTACCCGGACCTGCTCAACATGGCGCAGGTGCTAAGCTACCTCCTCGACGGCGAACCCTGCCTCGACGCGGACCGCATTACGCGCATGATGCCGCTCATCAACGCCCGCAACGAAGCCGCCGCGCGCATCCAGCGCTACCGTCCGCGCTATTGGAAGCTCGTCTACTTCAGCCAGCACAAGCACGACTACTTCTCCGCCGTGGCCGTGGACGACGGCCCGCTCGTCTCCGTGGCCCTGCCCGAGCAGCAACTCTACCTGCGCGCGCCGCAGAAAATGTTCGGCGAAAAGATCTACCCCGGCCAGCGCTTCGCCGTCCGACTCAACAAGATCAATCCGCTGCTCAACGAAATCCGCATCGTCGAGGCTCTGGAGGAATAA
- a CDS encoding acyl-CoA dehydratase activase, with translation MNALDRGARGGRACAGGLDVGSVSVKLVVCDGDGVALLQRYERHRGQPGRVALVILREAAQRFPGLPLLATGTAGRRIADAMGVSHITELTAHALGMARLHPEVRSIIEMGGEDSKLILLEDGRVADFALNSVCAAGTGAFLDQQAERMRLSIEDFGRLGLACARPPHIAGRCSVFAKSDMIHLQQIACPVQDIVGGLCMAVARNFRGAIARGRTLCPPVAFIGGVALNPAMRRAFAEVFSLSELMVPDPPTTVGALGAALAVLRDGAGVPLTDAACEALERSLDAADAGADRRGPLREEGGDFDLRHPCAVSDEGTAPAATERIPAYMGIDVGSISTNLAVIDVEGRLLARRYLRTASRPIEAVRTGLREIGEELGGRADILGVGTTGSGRYMIADFTGADVVRNEITAQARAAAFIDPQVDTIFEIGGQDSKYIRIDDGVITGFEMNRACAAGTGSFLEEQAERLDVSVIGEFEDRALEAPAPCRLGERCTVFMENSLMAGLSRGAQVDDLLAGLAYSIVENYLGRVVGSGRVGHNVFFQGGTASNRAVVAAFERHLGRRVTVPPNHDVTGAIGMALIARDHMRAAGTASAFRGFDLALRGYEQESFTCKGCDNRCEINAVRIEGVDDKMYYGGRCEKYDMRRPTLPEGEDLFRMRERALREEHDHRAAAHVRRGVAARRGRIGLPYAFFMHDQLPYWSTLLWELGFEPVLSPRTGAGVVRLGSEAVLADVCHPLRAAIGHALHLALPVERGGEGCETLFIPSFVNMNAPDDAQGDGLACPLTQSYPFQVRQAAPTCTVVVPAIQWRHGRDAVLRALRRAFTPWRVSLLELGRAESIASEAQDAFEARLRQRGREVLDALDGRALVVVGRPYNAFDPGMNLGLPDRIAALGVRAIPMDFLPLEPLPERWRGMYWRSGQRMLAATRAIRRDSRLYPVYMGSFSCGPDTFIHKLVERELGGTPALFLEVDEHGADAGLVTRVEAFLDSIDARRATRREERASSLSRRAPAAFTGRGRTLLLPRMSDGAYGLESAFRACGAEARVLPETTPEAVAMARAQSSGKECYPFTVTLGDMLSACAAPEFRSDRAAFFMPGGTGPCRFGQYGPAQRMVLDDLGYGDVPVYSPEQSVRLYDDMGIVGRDLARRAWRAIVAFDLLAKCRNEVGPHAFDSAQVAACHAESMERLRRALLGSADDVDRALARIRDDFRSLRNGPQPGVPRIGIVGEIFVRSNEFCNERLCRSVEALGGEAWLAPIGEWIAYVNAMSLRDAARLRRPGRYLALRLTRMVQTAIHHRCESVFDGMLRTTGEPATSATLRAAAPYLGDCLRGEAVLSVGTAVHMIRSGCHGIINAMPFGCMPGTVVTALMRGVTRHHGVPCISLPFDGTRSSSNRLQLEAFMDQARQRAMAQGEGEARA, from the coding sequence ATGAATGCTTTGGACCGTGGGGCGCGCGGTGGGCGCGCATGCGCGGGCGGGCTTGATGTCGGCTCGGTGAGCGTGAAGCTCGTGGTGTGCGATGGCGATGGCGTGGCGCTTCTACAGCGCTACGAACGGCATCGCGGTCAGCCCGGGCGCGTGGCGCTGGTCATCCTGCGCGAGGCCGCACAGCGTTTCCCCGGCCTGCCACTGCTGGCCACCGGGACGGCGGGGCGACGCATCGCCGACGCCATGGGCGTTTCGCACATCACCGAACTGACCGCCCACGCCCTTGGCATGGCCCGGCTGCATCCCGAGGTGCGCTCCATCATCGAGATGGGCGGAGAGGACTCCAAGCTCATCCTGCTCGAAGACGGCCGCGTGGCGGATTTCGCGCTCAATTCCGTGTGCGCCGCCGGAACCGGGGCCTTTCTCGACCAGCAGGCCGAGCGCATGCGTCTGTCCATCGAGGACTTCGGCAGACTCGGTCTGGCCTGTGCGCGGCCGCCGCACATCGCCGGGCGGTGCAGCGTGTTCGCCAAGTCGGACATGATTCACCTTCAGCAGATCGCCTGCCCGGTACAGGACATCGTGGGCGGGCTGTGCATGGCTGTGGCGCGTAATTTCCGGGGAGCCATTGCCCGTGGGCGCACCCTGTGCCCGCCCGTGGCCTTCATCGGCGGCGTGGCCCTCAATCCGGCCATGCGTCGGGCCTTTGCCGAGGTCTTTTCCCTGTCCGAACTCATGGTGCCGGACCCGCCGACCACAGTGGGAGCACTGGGCGCGGCGCTGGCCGTGCTGCGCGATGGCGCAGGCGTGCCCCTGACCGATGCCGCGTGCGAGGCGCTGGAGCGTTCCCTCGACGCGGCCGATGCCGGTGCCGACCGTCGCGGCCCGCTTCGTGAGGAGGGGGGTGATTTCGACCTGCGGCATCCGTGCGCCGTGTCCGACGAGGGCACCGCCCCTGCCGCGACGGAGCGCATCCCTGCCTACATGGGCATCGACGTCGGCTCCATCAGCACCAATCTCGCCGTCATCGACGTCGAGGGCCGCCTGCTGGCCCGGCGCTATCTGCGTACGGCCAGCCGTCCCATCGAGGCCGTGCGCACCGGGCTTCGCGAGATAGGCGAGGAGCTTGGCGGGCGGGCGGACATTCTCGGCGTGGGCACCACCGGTTCCGGGCGCTACATGATCGCCGACTTCACGGGCGCGGACGTGGTGCGAAACGAGATCACCGCGCAGGCCCGCGCCGCTGCGTTCATCGATCCGCAGGTGGACACCATTTTCGAGATAGGCGGGCAGGATTCCAAGTACATACGCATCGACGACGGCGTCATTACCGGCTTCGAGATGAACCGGGCCTGCGCCGCCGGGACGGGGTCGTTTCTTGAGGAGCAGGCCGAGCGGCTCGACGTGTCCGTCATCGGCGAATTCGAGGACCGTGCGCTGGAGGCCCCCGCTCCGTGCCGCCTTGGCGAGCGGTGCACGGTGTTTATGGAGAACAGCCTCATGGCTGGGCTGTCGCGCGGGGCGCAGGTGGATGACCTACTGGCCGGGCTGGCCTATTCCATCGTCGAGAACTACCTCGGGCGGGTGGTCGGCTCCGGACGCGTGGGGCACAACGTTTTCTTTCAGGGCGGCACGGCTTCGAACCGCGCTGTCGTGGCCGCCTTCGAGCGCCACCTCGGGCGCAGGGTCACCGTGCCCCCGAACCACGACGTCACCGGGGCCATCGGCATGGCCCTCATTGCCCGCGACCACATGCGTGCGGCTGGTACGGCCAGCGCGTTTCGCGGGTTCGACCTCGCCCTGCGCGGCTACGAGCAGGAGTCCTTTACCTGCAAGGGCTGCGACAACCGCTGCGAGATCAACGCGGTACGCATCGAGGGCGTTGATGACAAAATGTATTACGGAGGGCGCTGCGAAAAGTACGACATGCGCCGGCCAACGTTGCCCGAGGGCGAGGACCTGTTCCGCATGCGTGAGCGCGCCCTGCGCGAGGAGCATGACCACCGCGCGGCGGCTCACGTCCGGCGCGGTGTCGCGGCCCGTCGGGGGCGCATCGGGCTGCCGTACGCCTTTTTCATGCATGATCAATTGCCCTACTGGTCCACGCTGTTGTGGGAACTGGGCTTCGAACCCGTCCTGTCCCCGCGCACCGGGGCGGGGGTGGTCCGGCTGGGGAGCGAGGCCGTGCTGGCCGATGTCTGCCATCCCCTGCGCGCGGCCATCGGGCACGCCCTGCATCTCGCGCTGCCCGTCGAGCGGGGCGGCGAGGGGTGCGAGACGCTGTTCATCCCGTCCTTCGTGAACATGAACGCTCCGGACGATGCGCAGGGCGACGGCTTGGCCTGTCCGCTGACGCAAAGCTATCCGTTTCAGGTGCGTCAGGCCGCGCCGACGTGTACGGTCGTCGTTCCGGCCATCCAATGGCGGCATGGGCGGGATGCGGTACTGCGCGCATTGCGCCGGGCCTTCACGCCGTGGCGGGTGTCCCTGCTGGAGCTTGGCCGGGCTGAGTCCATCGCCAGCGAGGCGCAGGACGCCTTCGAGGCTCGGTTGCGCCAGCGGGGGCGCGAGGTGCTCGATGCTCTTGATGGGCGTGCGCTGGTCGTGGTCGGTCGGCCTTATAACGCCTTCGACCCCGGCATGAACCTCGGCCTGCCGGACCGCATCGCGGCTCTCGGCGTGCGGGCCATTCCTATGGACTTCCTGCCGCTTGAGCCGCTCCCCGAGCGCTGGCGGGGCATGTATTGGCGGTCCGGGCAACGCATGCTCGCGGCGACCCGCGCCATCCGCCGCGATTCGCGTCTGTATCCCGTGTACATGGGGAGTTTTTCCTGCGGGCCGGACACGTTCATCCACAAGCTCGTGGAGCGCGAGTTGGGCGGAACCCCCGCCCTGTTCCTTGAAGTGGACGAGCATGGGGCGGATGCCGGACTCGTCACGCGGGTGGAGGCCTTTCTGGATAGCATCGACGCCCGGCGCGCGACGCGCCGCGAGGAGCGGGCGTCCTCGCTGTCGCGGCGTGCTCCGGCGGCATTCACCGGACGCGGGCGCACACTCCTTCTGCCGCGCATGTCCGATGGGGCGTACGGTCTCGAATCCGCGTTTCGGGCCTGCGGGGCCGAAGCGCGCGTTCTGCCCGAGACCACGCCCGAGGCCGTGGCCATGGCCCGCGCGCAGAGTTCCGGCAAGGAATGCTACCCCTTCACCGTCACCCTCGGCGACATGCTTAGCGCCTGCGCCGCTCCGGAATTCCGTTCGGACCGTGCGGCCTTCTTCATGCCCGGCGGCACCGGTCCCTGTCGCTTCGGCCAGTACGGACCTGCCCAGCGCATGGTGCTCGACGACCTTGGCTATGGCGACGTGCCCGTGTATTCCCCGGAGCAGTCCGTGCGACTCTACGACGACATGGGCATCGTTGGGCGTGATCTCGCGCGTCGCGCATGGCGCGCCATCGTCGCCTTCGACCTGCTTGCCAAGTGCCGAAACGAGGTCGGTCCCCATGCCTTTGATTCCGCGCAGGTCGCCGCATGTCACGCCGAATCCATGGAGCGCCTGCGCCGCGCGCTACTCGGTTCCGCGGACGACGTGGACCGCGCCCTTGCCCGCATCCGTGACGACTTCCGCTCCCTGCGCAACGGTCCGCAGCCCGGCGTGCCGCGCATCGGCATCGTCGGTGAAATCTTCGTGCGTTCCAACGAGTTCTGCAACGAGCGCCTGTGTCGATCCGTGGAAGCCCTTGGCGGCGAGGCGTGGCTTGCGCCCATCGGCGAGTGGATCGCCTACGTCAACGCCATGTCCCTGCGCGACGCCGCACGCCTGCGCAGGCCCGGACGCTACCTCGCCCTGCGCCTCACTCGGATGGTGCAGACCGCCATTCACCACCGCTGCGAAAGCGTCTTCGACGGCATGCTACGGACCACCGGCGAACCCGCGACCTCGGCTACGCTACGCGCCGCCGCTCCCTATCTGGGCGACTGCCTGCGTGGCGAGGCCGTGCTCAGCGTCGGAACCGCTGTGCACATGATCCGCAGCGGATGCCACGGCATCATCAACGCCATGCCCTTCGGCTGTATGCCCGGAACCGTGGTCACGGCGCTCATGCGCGGCGTGACCCGCCACCACGGCGTGCCCTGCATCAGCCTGCCCTTCGACGGCACGCGCTCGTCGTCCAACCGTCTCCAACTCGAAGCGTTCATGGATCAGGCACGCCAACGCGCCATGGCGCAGGGGGAGGGGGAGGCCCGAGCGTAG
- a CDS encoding pyridoxal phosphate-dependent aminotransferase, translating into MRISRKISQVKPSATLAVSAKAMELRAKGREIISLSVGEPDFDTPAHICEAAKAALDSGFTRYTQVPGVPELRDAVAGYFNSYYGTNAKAESTIVTNGGKQALYNLFLAILDPGDEVLIPAPYWVSYPAMVELADGVPVTVAARASRGFKITPEDLERARTPRTRALILNSPSNPTGVQYSEAELLALAQWAVDNDIFVVSDEIYDRLVYAPAEPVSLAPFWERHPEHVAVVNGLSKSFAMTGWRVGFALAHPDLVKAMSKIQSQSTSNVCSIAQRAALAALTGPRDMLARMCDAFAGRRDKAMEIVSSWPGVVCPRPDGAFYIFPDVSALYGERFADSTALCTLLLEQAGVAAVPGAAFGDDNCVRFSYALADETVVTALTRVGDVLFGK; encoded by the coding sequence ATGAGAATTTCCCGGAAGATTTCGCAGGTCAAGCCGTCGGCCACGCTGGCCGTCAGCGCCAAGGCCATGGAACTGCGCGCAAAGGGGCGCGAGATCATCTCTCTGTCCGTGGGTGAGCCGGACTTCGACACCCCCGCGCACATCTGCGAGGCCGCCAAGGCAGCTCTGGACAGCGGCTTCACCCGCTACACGCAGGTCCCCGGCGTCCCGGAGCTGCGCGACGCCGTGGCCGGATATTTCAATTCGTATTACGGAACGAATGCCAAAGCTGAAAGCACCATCGTGACCAACGGCGGCAAGCAGGCGCTCTACAATCTTTTTCTGGCCATCCTCGATCCCGGTGACGAGGTGCTCATCCCGGCACCGTACTGGGTGAGCTACCCGGCCATGGTCGAGCTGGCCGACGGCGTACCGGTGACGGTGGCCGCCCGCGCATCGCGCGGCTTCAAGATCACGCCCGAGGATCTCGAACGCGCGCGCACTCCGCGCACGAGGGCGCTCATTCTCAATTCGCCCTCCAATCCCACTGGCGTGCAGTACTCCGAGGCCGAGCTTCTCGCCCTTGCGCAGTGGGCCGTGGACAACGACATCTTTGTGGTTTCCGACGAAATCTACGACAGGCTCGTCTACGCCCCGGCGGAGCCGGTGAGCCTTGCACCCTTCTGGGAGCGCCACCCCGAGCATGTGGCCGTGGTCAACGGACTATCCAAGAGCTTCGCCATGACCGGCTGGCGCGTGGGCTTCGCCCTTGCGCATCCCGATCTGGTGAAGGCCATGTCCAAAATTCAGAGCCAGAGCACGTCCAACGTCTGCTCCATCGCCCAGCGCGCCGCGCTGGCCGCGCTGACCGGACCGCGCGACATGCTGGCCCGGATGTGCGACGCATTCGCAGGCAGGCGCGACAAGGCCATGGAGATCGTCTCCTCGTGGCCGGGCGTGGTGTGCCCGCGGCCCGACGGCGCGTTCTACATTTTCCCCGATGTGAGCGCCCTCTACGGCGAGCGCTTCGCGGACTCCACCGCCCTGTGCACCCTGCTGCTGGAGCAGGCGGGTGTAGCGGCCGTGCCCGGCGCGGCCTTTGGCGACGACAACTGCGTGCGCTTCTCATACGCCCTTGCCGACGAGACCGTCGTCACGGCGCTGACCCGCGTCGGCGACGTGCTCTTCGGAAAATGA
- a CDS encoding sigma-54-dependent transcriptional regulator, which yields MAHNILVLDDERNYLVVLEAMLDEAGYNVTALSDPELALAYLEESEVDVLVTDMKMPKLSGREVLERVQRNYPHIPVLIMTAFGSIESAVEAMRLGAFDYITKPFSNEQLMLSIAKATQLADMHRSNRLLRENLEERYGLHNIIGKSKVMRQVLEMVDKAAPSRSTVLIEGDSGTGKELVARAIHFASPRKDAPFVSVNCMALAPGVLESELFGHEKGSFTGAVASRRGRFELANGGTLFLDEIGELTPELQVKLLRVLQERKFERVGGAREIEVDIRVVTATNVDLAQAVQAGSFREDLYYRLNVVRIHMPPLRERREDIPLLAAHFLAKYATENAKDIHGFSSEALNYITGYEWPGNVRQLQNVIERCVVLASGTSITVDDLPAEVRDEESQFKSAVDLLPARLNLGDTLEKIEGALVRRALARNDFVKVKAAEALGISKSLLQYKLKKYNITG from the coding sequence ATGGCACACAACATCCTCGTGCTCGACGACGAGCGGAACTACCTCGTGGTGCTCGAAGCCATGCTCGACGAGGCCGGATACAACGTCACGGCCCTCTCGGACCCGGAACTGGCGCTGGCCTACCTCGAAGAGTCCGAAGTGGACGTGCTCGTCACGGACATGAAGATGCCCAAGCTCTCCGGACGCGAGGTTCTGGAGCGCGTGCAGCGCAACTATCCCCACATCCCCGTGCTCATCATGACCGCCTTCGGCAGCATCGAGTCCGCCGTGGAGGCCATGCGCCTCGGCGCGTTCGACTACATCACCAAGCCGTTCTCCAACGAACAGCTCATGCTCTCCATCGCCAAGGCCACCCAGCTCGCCGACATGCATCGCAGCAACCGCCTGCTGCGCGAAAACCTCGAAGAGCGCTACGGCCTGCACAACATCATCGGCAAGTCCAAGGTGATGCGCCAAGTGCTCGAAATGGTCGACAAGGCCGCCCCCAGCCGCAGCACCGTGCTCATCGAGGGCGACTCCGGCACCGGCAAGGAGCTCGTGGCCCGCGCCATCCATTTCGCCTCACCGCGAAAGGACGCGCCCTTCGTCTCCGTGAACTGCATGGCCCTCGCCCCCGGCGTGCTCGAAAGCGAACTCTTCGGCCACGAGAAAGGCTCCTTCACCGGTGCCGTCGCCAGCCGACGCGGACGCTTCGAACTCGCCAACGGCGGCACCCTCTTCCTCGACGAAATCGGCGAACTGACCCCGGAGTTGCAGGTCAAGCTCCTTCGCGTGCTTCAGGAACGCAAGTTCGAGCGCGTGGGCGGCGCCCGCGAGATCGAGGTGGACATCCGCGTGGTCACCGCCACCAACGTCGATCTCGCACAGGCCGTGCAGGCCGGCTCCTTCCGCGAAGACCTCTACTATCGCCTCAATGTGGTGCGCATCCACATGCCGCCCCTGCGCGAACGCCGCGAGGACATCCCCCTTCTGGCCGCGCACTTTCTCGCCAAGTACGCCACGGAAAACGCCAAGGACATCCACGGCTTCTCCTCCGAGGCCCTCAACTACATCACCGGCTACGAATGGCCCGGCAACGTCCGCCAGCTTCAGAACGTCATAGAACGCTGCGTGGTGCTCGCCTCCGGGACCTCCATCACCGTCGACGACCTGCCCGCCGAGGTCCGCGACGAGGAATCCCAGTTCAAGAGCGCCGTGGACCTCCTGCCCGCACGCCTCAACCTCGGCGACACCCTCGAAAAGATCGAGGGCGCTCTCGTGCGCCGCGCCCTGGCCCGCAACGACTTCGTCAAGGTCAAGGCCGCCGAGGCCCTCGGCATCTCCAAGTCCCTCCTCCAGTACAAGCTCAAGAAATACAACATCACTGGCTAA